One segment of Pricia mediterranea DNA contains the following:
- a CDS encoding EamA family transporter, which translates to MIYLALSILSSSLIFVVFKLFTRYRVETLAAIVVNYAVACLVGLFFYKGDVSLSEIPGKSWFLGTVALGLLFIIVFNLMAATAQKAGVSVASVATKMSLVVPVLFGVIVYREALGALQVLGIVLALAAVYFTAVKKSSINFQRISLLLPLSVFLGSGIIDTSIKYIQEFHIKENDYPVFSATVFAAAAVTGILFILFKSLKNPVKIGYRNVLGGIALGVPNYFSIYFLLRALQHDSLNSASVFTINNVAIVMFSTLLGIVIFKEHISSKNWIGIGLAVISILLIALF; encoded by the coding sequence GTGATCTATCTGGCCCTGAGCATTCTATCGTCCTCCTTGATTTTCGTGGTCTTCAAGCTATTTACACGCTATAGGGTCGAAACGCTTGCCGCTATCGTCGTGAACTACGCCGTGGCCTGTTTGGTGGGGCTGTTCTTTTATAAGGGGGATGTTTCCCTCTCCGAAATTCCCGGAAAATCGTGGTTTTTAGGCACCGTGGCCTTAGGGCTACTATTCATTATTGTCTTTAACCTTATGGCGGCTACGGCCCAAAAAGCAGGGGTTTCGGTCGCATCGGTCGCGACCAAGATGTCCCTCGTAGTTCCCGTACTGTTCGGCGTGATAGTTTATCGTGAAGCACTGGGTGCATTACAAGTACTTGGAATCGTGCTGGCCCTGGCCGCGGTTTATTTTACAGCGGTAAAAAAGTCCTCGATCAACTTTCAGAGAATCTCCCTTTTACTGCCGCTATCGGTCTTTTTGGGGTCGGGGATTATCGATACCAGCATCAAGTACATTCAGGAGTTCCATATTAAGGAGAACGACTATCCTGTTTTTTCCGCGACCGTTTTTGCCGCGGCAGCGGTTACCGGCATTCTGTTCATCCTTTTTAAATCCCTTAAAAATCCTGTCAAAATTGGGTATCGGAATGTTTTGGGCGGGATAGCCCTTGGCGTACCCAATTATTTCTCCATCTACTTCTTGCTTCGGGCCCTACAGCACGACAGTCTGAACAGTGCTTCGGTCTTTACGATCAACAACGTGGCCATTGTCATGTTCTCGACTCTCTTGGGCATTGTTATTTTTAAGGAGCATATCAGTTCTAAAAATTGGATCGGTATCGGGTTGGCGGTCATTAGCATTTTATTAATAGCACTATTCTGA
- the ligA gene encoding NAD-dependent DNA ligase LigA, with the protein MTDKEQIESLREELREHNHKYYVLDNPTISDYDFDMKLKQLQELENRHPEFHDATSPTLRVGGDVTKNFNTVVHEHRMYSLDNSYSKEDLEDWEKRIQRILGDVKVEFTCELKYDGASISLTYKKGELQRAITRGDGFQGDDVTTNVKTIRSVPLRLEGDYPAKFDIRGEIVLPFEGFAKMNAERVANGEDPYMNPRNTAAGSLKLQDSAVVAQRPLDCLLYGIVGEETGITSQWQMLEKAREWGFKVPTVAKLCKSTSEVMAFVNQWDTNRHNLPYETDGVVVKVNSLQHQEELGFTSKSPRWAMAYKFQAQQESTFLREITYQVGRTGAITPVANLEPVLLAGTTVKRASLHNADQIAKFDIREGDTVFVEKGGDIIPKIIGVDFTKRPQDSEPTVYIDHCPECGTELDRPEGDAKHFCPNYYGCPPQITGRIQHYISRKAMDIEGIGGETVELLFKEGLIKNYADLYTLTKEQILPLERMAEKSADNLIKGIAESAKIPFERVLFALGIRFVGETVAKKLARAYKDIDALMSTSEEELTAVNEIGERIARSVTEFFQNESNREIISRLKGYGIQFSLSEEQLENRTDKLKGMSVVVSGVFETVSRNELKKMIEDNGGKVSSSISSKTAYLVAGDKMGPSKRTKAENLGIPIISESEFLEMIAVDGK; encoded by the coding sequence ATGACCGACAAAGAACAAATAGAATCCCTACGAGAAGAGCTCCGCGAGCACAACCATAAATACTACGTGCTGGACAATCCCACCATTTCGGACTACGATTTCGACATGAAACTGAAGCAATTGCAGGAGTTGGAAAATCGGCATCCGGAATTTCACGATGCTACCTCGCCGACTTTGAGGGTCGGGGGCGATGTCACCAAGAATTTTAATACCGTCGTGCACGAGCATCGCATGTATTCGCTGGACAATTCGTATTCCAAAGAAGACCTTGAAGATTGGGAAAAGCGCATTCAACGCATTTTGGGCGATGTGAAGGTGGAGTTTACCTGCGAGCTCAAATACGACGGGGCTTCTATAAGCCTGACTTATAAAAAGGGAGAGTTGCAGCGGGCAATTACCAGGGGAGATGGATTTCAGGGCGATGACGTGACCACTAATGTCAAGACCATCCGTTCCGTACCCTTGCGGTTGGAAGGGGATTATCCGGCCAAATTCGATATCCGGGGAGAAATCGTACTTCCTTTTGAGGGCTTCGCTAAAATGAACGCCGAGCGGGTCGCCAATGGGGAAGATCCGTACATGAACCCGAGGAATACCGCGGCCGGCAGCCTGAAGTTGCAAGACAGTGCCGTTGTCGCGCAACGGCCGCTCGATTGCCTGCTGTACGGGATCGTTGGGGAGGAAACGGGTATAACCTCACAATGGCAAATGCTGGAAAAGGCGAGGGAATGGGGATTTAAAGTGCCTACCGTCGCCAAATTGTGCAAGTCCACCTCCGAGGTAATGGCCTTCGTCAATCAATGGGATACCAACCGGCATAATCTGCCTTACGAAACCGATGGGGTAGTGGTTAAGGTCAACAGTCTTCAGCACCAAGAAGAACTCGGATTTACCTCGAAATCCCCACGCTGGGCCATGGCATATAAGTTCCAGGCGCAGCAAGAGTCCACATTTTTAAGGGAAATCACCTATCAAGTGGGGCGTACTGGCGCCATTACCCCAGTGGCCAATCTAGAACCGGTGCTGTTGGCAGGTACGACCGTCAAAAGGGCTTCTTTGCATAATGCGGACCAGATTGCCAAATTCGACATCCGGGAGGGGGACACGGTCTTTGTGGAGAAGGGCGGGGATATTATTCCCAAGATTATCGGGGTCGACTTTACGAAGCGTCCACAGGATTCGGAGCCGACGGTCTACATCGACCACTGTCCCGAATGCGGGACGGAACTCGACCGGCCCGAGGGCGATGCCAAACATTTTTGCCCCAATTATTACGGCTGTCCCCCCCAGATTACGGGGCGCATCCAGCATTATATCTCCCGCAAGGCGATGGATATCGAGGGCATCGGCGGGGAGACGGTGGAATTGTTGTTTAAAGAGGGACTGATAAAAAATTACGCGGACCTGTACACCTTGACCAAAGAACAGATTCTCCCCTTGGAACGCATGGCTGAAAAGTCGGCGGACAACTTGATCAAAGGCATCGCAGAGTCGGCCAAAATTCCCTTTGAACGGGTGCTTTTTGCCTTGGGCATTCGTTTTGTCGGGGAAACGGTGGCAAAGAAACTGGCCCGGGCCTACAAGGATATTGATGCCTTGATGTCCACCTCCGAGGAAGAACTGACTGCCGTCAATGAAATCGGGGAGCGCATCGCCAGATCGGTGACGGAATTTTTTCAAAATGAGTCCAATCGCGAAATAATATCCCGTTTAAAAGGCTATGGCATTCAGTTTTCCCTATCCGAAGAGCAGTTGGAAAATCGGACGGACAAACTCAAAGGCATGAGCGTCGTAGTCTCTGGAGTTTTCGAGACCGTAAGCCGGAACGAGCTCAAGAAGATGATAGAGGACAACGGCGGCAAGGTCAGCTCGAGCATATCGTCAAAGACCGCATATCTCGTCGCGGGGGACAAAATGGGTCCCAGTAAACGCACCAAGGCCGAAAATTTGGGCATACCGATTATTTCAGAGAGCGAGTTTCTGGAAATGATTGCAGTCGATGGAAAGTAA
- the prmC gene encoding peptide chain release factor N(5)-glutamine methyltransferase: protein MLLKEIKNIFHKELDSAYSKEEVDSFFYLLIEHYLGLERFVLALQPNLTVTKEEEQPLFEALTQLRQYRPIQYIIGNAHFMEMDFKVDENVLVPRPETEELVRWIIEDLHGKDSRARNGSPKILDIGTGSGCIAVSLAKNLPAAEVFALDISEKALAIAQKNAGVHRVCVEFLKKDILNWDSRETEFDIIVSNPPYVREQEKGAMHKNVTSQEPELALFVSNENPLQFYEAIARFAMKGLKENGSLYLEINQYLAKETEQLLKSHNFSEIELRNDMFGNERMIKCSYINL, encoded by the coding sequence ATGCTGTTAAAGGAAATCAAGAACATCTTCCACAAGGAACTCGATTCTGCCTACTCCAAGGAGGAAGTGGACAGTTTTTTCTATCTGCTCATCGAACATTATCTCGGGCTCGAACGCTTCGTTTTGGCCCTGCAACCGAATCTGACCGTGACCAAAGAAGAAGAGCAGCCGCTGTTCGAGGCCTTGACCCAGTTGCGGCAGTACCGTCCCATCCAATACATTATCGGAAACGCCCATTTCATGGAAATGGATTTTAAGGTTGATGAAAACGTGCTAGTTCCCAGACCGGAAACGGAGGAGTTGGTCCGATGGATAATCGAGGACTTGCACGGTAAGGACTCGCGCGCGCGAAACGGGTCGCCCAAGATTTTAGATATAGGCACCGGAAGCGGCTGTATCGCGGTTTCGCTGGCGAAAAACCTACCTGCTGCCGAGGTTTTTGCGTTGGATATTTCGGAAAAAGCTTTAGCCATTGCCCAAAAAAATGCAGGGGTCCACCGGGTATGCGTCGAATTCCTAAAGAAGGATATTTTAAATTGGGATTCCCGGGAAACCGAATTTGATATCATCGTTAGCAACCCTCCTTACGTGCGAGAGCAGGAGAAAGGTGCGATGCACAAGAACGTAACATCCCAAGAACCGGAATTGGCCCTTTTTGTTTCCAATGAGAATCCGTTACAATTCTACGAGGCCATCGCCCGTTTTGCCATGAAAGGCCTGAAGGAAAATGGAAGTTTATATCTGGAGATCAACCAATATTTGGCTAAAGAGACCGAACAGCTTCTAAAAAGCCATAATTTTTCGGAAATTGAGCTGCGAAATGATATGTTCGGGAACGAGAGGATGATTAAATGTAGCTATATCAACCTGTAA
- a CDS encoding IMPACT family protein, producing MDISSDTYRTLAKPSKQVLYKDKKSKFFGYAFPINKEDEVKPIIESLRNKHSSANHVCYAWQLGVVDPSYRANDDGEPNNSAGMPIYGQIQSYEVTQVLIAVARVFGGTKLGVGGLISAYKATAQMALDAAVIVKKTLQQRFRLSFAYPEMDIVMRTIKQRQLNLVSQKMELDCEMIISVRLKDSEEVYGYFKGVQGVKIEEVD from the coding sequence ATGGATATCTCTTCCGACACCTATAGAACCTTGGCCAAACCTTCAAAACAAGTGCTCTACAAGGACAAAAAAAGCAAGTTCTTCGGATATGCCTTTCCGATAAACAAAGAAGACGAGGTAAAGCCGATCATCGAGTCGTTAAGAAACAAACATTCTTCGGCCAACCACGTCTGCTATGCCTGGCAGCTTGGGGTGGTAGATCCTAGCTATAGGGCCAATGATGACGGGGAGCCCAACAATTCTGCGGGGATGCCGATATACGGACAGATACAATCCTATGAAGTGACCCAGGTGCTAATAGCGGTCGCCAGGGTTTTCGGGGGCACGAAACTGGGTGTAGGAGGACTGATCAGTGCCTACAAAGCGACGGCGCAAATGGCATTGGATGCTGCTGTTATCGTCAAAAAAACCCTGCAGCAGCGGTTTAGGTTATCTTTTGCGTATCCGGAAATGGATATCGTAATGCGCACGATCAAACAACGGCAGCTTAATTTGGTTTCCCAGAAAATGGAACTGGATTGTGAGATGATCATTTCGGTCCGCCTGAAGGATTCGGAGGAAGTGTATGGATATTTTAAGGGCGTTCAAGGGGTAAAAATCGAGGAAGTTGATTAG
- a CDS encoding HAD family hydrolase codes for MIKNIIFDFGDIFINLDKQVVHRELEKYGGIPELSPEILALNDTYEVGGISSEEFIEKLGEVFPESTSKEITRIWNSMLLDFPDERLHFIETLAKEGDYRLFLLSNTNALHIPHVETIMGSEKFNRFKNAFEKFYLSHEIKLRKPDAEIFEFVLGENGLKAEETFFIDDTKANTEAAEKLGIRSWHLQVGKEDIVELKSRL; via the coding sequence ATGATTAAAAATATCATCTTCGATTTCGGGGACATCTTTATCAATTTGGATAAACAGGTGGTGCATCGCGAGCTGGAAAAATATGGGGGCATTCCCGAACTATCCCCGGAAATACTTGCACTCAATGATACGTACGAGGTCGGTGGTATCTCGTCGGAAGAATTTATCGAAAAGCTGGGCGAGGTGTTCCCAGAATCCACATCCAAAGAAATCACCCGGATCTGGAACAGCATGTTATTGGATTTTCCCGATGAGCGCCTGCACTTTATCGAAACCTTGGCAAAGGAAGGCGATTATCGGCTTTTTCTATTGAGCAATACCAATGCTCTACACATCCCGCATGTAGAGACCATAATGGGAAGCGAAAAGTTCAATCGGTTCAAGAATGCGTTTGAGAAGTTCTATCTATCCCACGAAATCAAGCTCAGAAAGCCCGATGCCGAAATCTTCGAGTTCGTGCTGGGCGAAAACGGGCTAAAGGCCGAGGAGACCTTTTTTATCGACGATACCAAGGCGAATACCGAGGCCGCCGAAAAATTGGGTATTCGGAGCTGGCACCTGCAGGTCGGGAAAGAGGATATCGTCGAACTTAAATCCAGATTATAG
- the ribD gene encoding bifunctional diaminohydroxyphosphoribosylaminopyrimidine deaminase/5-amino-6-(5-phosphoribosylamino)uracil reductase RibD produces the protein MVNIHQKYMSRAIQIGRSGLGPTAPNPMVGAVIVHDGQLIGEGYTSAFGGPHAEVNAIDSVADKTLLKRSTLYVTLEPCSHFGKTPPCADLIIEHRIPTVVVGLKDPHKKVAGQGIEKLRRAGVQVITGILEPECREHHKRFLTYHEKKRPYILLKWAETEDGFIAPDPIERHENPEPFWISTPYSRQLVHRWRSEEQAILVGTTTVWDDNPKLDVRLWTGESPLRVILDRNLKIQGDYHVLDGSHPTLILTEVEETSRYLDHLEYRILDFSKEVTPQICSILYEYGILSVLVEGGAQTLQSFGNAGLWDEIRLFTGTSSFKKGLKAPTIPGKSVVSKKNIGSDVLRMYKNDRFG, from the coding sequence ATGGTGAATATACATCAAAAATATATGTCAAGGGCCATCCAAATCGGACGGAGCGGATTGGGACCTACCGCCCCGAACCCCATGGTGGGTGCTGTGATCGTTCACGACGGGCAATTGATCGGCGAAGGCTATACAAGTGCTTTTGGCGGCCCGCACGCCGAGGTAAACGCCATTGATTCGGTAGCGGACAAAACCTTGTTGAAGCGGTCCACCTTGTACGTGACCCTTGAACCCTGCTCCCATTTTGGAAAGACCCCACCCTGTGCGGACCTGATTATCGAACACCGGATTCCCACCGTGGTGGTTGGACTCAAAGATCCCCACAAAAAAGTAGCGGGCCAGGGCATCGAAAAACTTCGTAGGGCCGGGGTTCAAGTAATCACGGGAATTTTGGAACCCGAATGTCGCGAGCACCACAAGCGGTTTTTGACCTATCATGAAAAGAAGCGCCCTTATATCCTGTTAAAATGGGCGGAAACCGAGGATGGATTTATCGCCCCCGACCCCATCGAACGCCATGAAAATCCCGAACCTTTTTGGATCAGCACTCCGTATTCCCGTCAACTGGTCCACCGGTGGCGTAGTGAAGAACAGGCGATTTTGGTCGGCACCACCACGGTCTGGGACGACAACCCTAAACTCGATGTGCGATTGTGGACGGGCGAGAGTCCGCTTCGGGTGATACTGGACAGAAACCTAAAGATACAAGGGGACTATCACGTGCTAGATGGAAGCCACCCTACTTTGATCCTTACCGAGGTAGAGGAAACTTCCCGTTATTTGGACCATCTAGAGTATCGGATACTGGATTTTTCCAAGGAGGTAACCCCACAAATTTGCAGCATCCTTTATGAATACGGAATTCTGAGTGTATTGGTCGAGGGCGGTGCACAGACCCTCCAAAGTTTTGGCAACGCCGGTCTTTGGGACGAAATTCGTCTGTTTACGGGAACATCCTCCTTTAAAAAAGGATTAAAAGCCCCCACGATACCGGGGAAGTCGGTAGTTTCGAAAAAAAATATAGGCTCGGACGTTTTACGGATGTACAAAAACGACCGGTTTGGGTGA
- a CDS encoding ATP-dependent Clp protease ATP-binding subunit: MNQEVEKAVHIATQLAEDYHHESFGPPHLMKALLNRDLSLLRQLHDRGIDVYFIEDWADVNLERYPKGSGRYQKVRTSSEAETVFTEAGNIQEKLNKEDVDLICLFISAITPGVGFSFDQLKALPVGITELLDNLMGDVRSGSKVGTGTSKTHSIMNTGTTDRLKKYTVDLLSEAKNGAYDIIVDRNRELKLISEILSRKSKPNVIVHGESGVGKTLLIQNLVREIHSGKVVDTLRDINFLEIDTSALLSGASYKGEVEDRLQQIFKEAKTLQKPILYIDDIHSLLQDVSASQGIINLIKSELNKGEVILIGTTTSDSYRKYIAVDTALDRRFESVMLEEPDHETTFRILKSVGRIYTEHHGLEIDEVTLRESIRLSKRYLQEKCLPDSAVDLIDRTMAAIKVSKQSLPSDIETLQAEIDDLEKKSGNLSEEERNQEIDWLYMAAKNRLSTLILGKFDSEDGFRLPDYDQKKKHLESLLTSVGEHAQDDRTDIDGTDLAAMVSNITGIPVGKVQIQERERLMDMESTLKKRVIGQDHAVQTVAEAIIESRSGLSKAGQPIGSFFFSGPTGTGKTELAKSLAEFLFNDESAILRFDMSEFKEEHSAALLYGAPPGYVGYEEGGVLVNKIRQKPYSIVLFDEIEKAHQSVFDVFLQILDEGKLSDRLGKVGDFSNAVVLFTSNIGSESIAKSIEDGKTPLSDELMKALATYFRPEFLGRITEIVPFAPISRDSAPIIFDLHLKKELLTLTERLNITLEIDKKTRDHLALDGFSPTYGVRPLKAVIRNKLKRPLSKMIISGAIQAPQTVKIGLESDAVVFTVAQKKQSKKTRVRDDGSRVAEDGSTHTRCVKATNNERTEERKGKRDLL; this comes from the coding sequence ATGAACCAAGAAGTAGAAAAAGCCGTTCACATCGCGACCCAGCTCGCGGAAGACTACCACCACGAAAGTTTCGGTCCACCGCATTTGATGAAGGCCTTATTGAATCGGGACTTGTCTCTTTTACGGCAGTTACACGATAGGGGTATCGATGTTTATTTTATCGAGGACTGGGCGGATGTGAATTTGGAACGCTATCCGAAAGGATCCGGCCGATACCAAAAAGTCCGAACGAGTTCGGAGGCCGAGACCGTTTTTACCGAGGCGGGGAACATCCAAGAAAAACTGAACAAAGAGGACGTCGACCTCATTTGTCTTTTTATTTCTGCGATAACCCCTGGGGTGGGGTTTAGCTTCGACCAATTGAAGGCCCTGCCGGTCGGTATCACAGAACTTCTTGACAATCTGATGGGAGACGTAAGGTCCGGGTCCAAAGTAGGTACAGGCACAAGTAAGACCCACTCGATTATGAATACCGGCACGACGGACCGTCTAAAAAAATATACCGTGGATTTGCTGTCCGAAGCAAAAAATGGAGCATATGACATAATCGTCGACCGAAATCGGGAACTAAAACTGATTTCGGAAATTCTCAGTCGGAAGTCCAAACCCAACGTCATCGTACATGGGGAATCCGGCGTCGGCAAGACCCTGCTGATCCAAAACTTGGTCCGTGAAATACACTCCGGCAAGGTTGTGGACACCTTAAGGGATATTAACTTTCTGGAAATCGACACCTCTGCCCTACTCTCGGGGGCATCTTACAAAGGGGAAGTAGAAGACCGCCTGCAACAAATCTTCAAAGAGGCCAAGACGCTGCAAAAGCCGATTCTTTATATCGATGATATCCATTCCCTTTTACAGGACGTCTCTGCCAGTCAAGGTATCATCAACCTCATTAAATCGGAATTGAACAAGGGCGAGGTAATTCTGATCGGAACGACGACTTCGGACAGCTATCGCAAATATATTGCCGTTGACACTGCGCTCGACCGGCGTTTTGAATCGGTCATGCTTGAGGAACCGGACCATGAGACGACCTTCAGGATATTGAAGAGCGTGGGGCGCATCTACACAGAACATCACGGCCTAGAAATTGACGAGGTCACGCTTCGGGAATCCATCCGTCTCTCAAAACGTTACCTTCAGGAAAAATGTTTACCGGATTCGGCGGTGGACCTGATCGATCGTACCATGGCCGCCATCAAGGTTTCAAAACAATCCCTTCCGAGCGATATAGAGACCCTGCAAGCGGAAATCGATGACCTTGAAAAGAAGTCCGGGAATCTTTCGGAAGAAGAAAGAAACCAAGAAATCGATTGGTTGTATATGGCAGCAAAGAACCGGCTGAGTACCCTTATTCTTGGAAAATTCGATTCCGAAGATGGATTCCGCCTCCCCGATTACGACCAGAAAAAAAAGCATCTCGAGTCTTTGTTGACTTCCGTTGGGGAACATGCTCAGGACGACCGTACTGATATCGACGGGACCGATCTGGCGGCCATGGTCTCCAATATTACCGGTATCCCCGTCGGAAAGGTACAGATTCAGGAGCGCGAACGGTTAATGGACATGGAAAGTACGCTTAAGAAAAGGGTCATCGGGCAGGACCATGCGGTTCAGACCGTAGCAGAGGCCATCATCGAATCCCGGTCCGGGCTCTCGAAGGCGGGCCAGCCCATCGGATCCTTTTTTTTCTCCGGTCCGACCGGAACGGGAAAGACCGAACTGGCGAAATCGCTGGCCGAGTTTTTGTTCAACGACGAATCCGCCATCCTGCGCTTCGACATGTCCGAATTCAAAGAAGAGCATTCCGCTGCCCTGTTGTATGGAGCGCCCCCTGGCTACGTCGGGTATGAAGAGGGCGGGGTTTTGGTCAATAAAATACGACAGAAGCCCTATTCCATCGTATTGTTCGACGAGATCGAAAAGGCACACCAGTCCGTTTTCGATGTGTTCCTACAGATTTTGGACGAAGGCAAGCTCAGCGACCGATTGGGCAAGGTTGGTGATTTTTCCAACGCCGTTGTCCTATTTACCTCGAATATCGGCTCCGAATCCATCGCCAAATCCATCGAAGACGGAAAAACGCCGCTGTCGGACGAACTGATGAAGGCTTTGGCCACCTATTTCAGGCCTGAATTTTTGGGCCGTATCACCGAAATCGTGCCCTTTGCCCCAATATCAAGAGACAGTGCGCCCATAATCTTCGACCTGCACCTTAAAAAGGAGCTGTTGACGCTGACCGAACGATTGAACATCACCTTGGAAATCGATAAAAAGACCAGGGACCATCTTGCGTTGGACGGTTTTTCGCCGACTTATGGCGTACGGCCGTTGAAAGCGGTCATCCGCAACAAGCTTAAAAGACCCTTGTCCAAAATGATTATTTCCGGAGCGATCCAAGCCCCGCAGACTGTCAAAATAGGACTGGAAAGCGACGCAGTCGTTTTTACGGTGGCCCAGAAAAAACAATCAAAAAAAACCCGGGTTCGGGATGACGGCAGCCGGGTGGCAGAAGATGGAAGTACACATACACGATGTGTGAAAGCTACTAACAATGAAAGGACGGAAGAAAGAAAGGGAAAAAGGGATCTGTTGTGA
- a CDS encoding GPW/gp25 family protein yields MAKPYYQVPFDFTRFFKKKELKKLTLRDSISQFISVIITTYLEEYSNDEKFGSEIWETDFDLLVNANVLKERIKYSLKNQISTYEKRLDYIDLDVELMESLSEKSQNVRLKKYLYITITGTIIKTDEPFRFTGDYYLAPLSYK; encoded by the coding sequence ATGGCAAAACCCTACTACCAAGTCCCATTCGATTTTACACGGTTTTTTAAAAAAAAGGAACTGAAGAAATTGACATTGCGCGATAGCATCTCGCAGTTCATCAGCGTCATCATAACCACCTATCTCGAAGAATACTCCAACGACGAAAAATTCGGCAGCGAAATTTGGGAAACCGATTTCGACCTTCTCGTCAATGCGAACGTACTCAAAGAACGCATCAAATATTCCCTAAAGAACCAGATCAGTACCTACGAAAAAAGATTGGACTACATTGACCTCGACGTGGAGTTGATGGAAAGCCTTTCGGAAAAATCGCAAAATGTACGCTTGAAGAAATACCTTTACATTACCATCACCGGCACAATAATCAAGACCGACGAGCCGTTCCGTTTTACGGGGGATTATTATTTGGCGCCGTTATCCTATAAATAG
- a CDS encoding lmo0937 family membrane protein, whose translation MRGLLWLVAVICIIVWLLGMLEVIPGLGTSSLIHILIVIAVVVILYNIISGRKPL comes from the coding sequence ATGAGAGGTCTTCTTTGGCTCGTTGCCGTTATCTGTATTATTGTCTGGCTCTTGGGAATGTTAGAGGTTATCCCGGGACTCGGAACCAGTAGTCTAATCCACATCCTAATCGTTATTGCCGTCGTAGTGATTTTGTACAATATCATTTCAGGACGAAAACCGCTATAA
- a CDS encoding acyl-CoA thioesterase, which produces MNFNKISFRVRYAETDQMGVVYHGNYAQYLELARVEWLRGFGISYKSMEESGIMLPVVSLSINFKKSAYYDDLITVETRLKKPPLVKIEFDYTIYNEKDEILAEANTVLAFLDKETKRPIKCPDYVLEKIES; this is translated from the coding sequence ATGAACTTTAACAAAATATCTTTCCGTGTTCGATATGCGGAAACCGATCAGATGGGCGTCGTCTATCACGGGAATTATGCGCAATACCTGGAGCTGGCAAGGGTCGAGTGGTTAAGAGGCTTTGGAATCTCTTACAAAAGTATGGAAGAAAGCGGCATTATGTTGCCAGTTGTTTCCCTAAGTATAAATTTTAAAAAATCGGCCTACTATGACGATCTTATTACGGTAGAGACCCGGCTCAAAAAGCCTCCCTTGGTCAAGATAGAATTCGACTATACAATTTATAACGAAAAGGATGAAATTTTGGCGGAGGCGAACACCGTTTTGGCTTTCTTGGACAAGGAAACCAAGCGTCCTATTAAATGTCCCGATTATGTCTTGGAAAAAATAGAATCCTAA